Within the Candidatus Rokuibacteriota bacterium genome, the region CTCAAGCCGCCCTACGAGGGGCGCTACCGCGTGGACGTGGTGACGGCTTCGGGCCAGCTGATCGGACGGCTGCGCTTCACCGTCACGCCCTGAGATATCATTAGGGCCCTGATGCGGCTCTTCGACACCCACGCGCACCTGCACTTCCCCGACTACGCGGAGGATCTCGACACCGTCCTCGAGCGCGCGCGCGCGGCGGGCGTGCGCGGCATGGTGACGATCGGGACGGATCGGGACACCAACCGCGCCACGGTAGAGCTCGCGAAGCGGCTGCCCGACGTGTGGGCGACGGTCGGGATCCATCCTCACGACGCCGCCGAAGCGACGGAGGCCGATTTCGAGGAGATGGAGCGGCTCGCCCGTTCGGAGGCCAAGGTCGTCGGCTTCGGCGAGATGGGCCTCGACTTCTTCCGCAACCTCTCACCGCCCGACGTCCAGCGGCAGGTCTTCCGCCGCCAGATCGACATCGCCCGCCGCGCGCGGAAGCCGCTGGTCATCCATTGCCGCGACGCGCACGCCGAGACGCTCGCGATCCTCGCCGAGGAGCGGGCGGGAGAGCAGGGCGGCGTCATGCACTGCTTC harbors:
- a CDS encoding TatD family hydrolase, whose product is MRLFDTHAHLHFPDYAEDLDTVLERARAAGVRGMVTIGTDRDTNRATVELAKRLPDVWATVGIHPHDAAEATEADFEEMERLARSEAKVVGFGEMGLDFFRNLSPPDVQRQVFRRQIDIARRARKPLVIHCRDAHAETLAILAEERAGEQGGVMHCFSGDVEIARRCLDLGLYISLAGPVTYKNARALPDVARFVPEDRLVVETDCPYLPPTPHRGKRNEPAFVALTAALIAELRSADAGALCDALTANAAKLFRITLT